Proteins found in one Microbacterium sp. LWS13-1.2 genomic segment:
- the ftsY gene encoding signal recognition particle-docking protein FtsY has translation MAESSWSLGRALRGMFVKPTIDETTWEDLETALLTADFGPDITERIIDELREKVERYRTTDPRDLQRMLKETLEEHFAKFDTTLRLTERPAVVLVVGVNGVGKTTTIGKFAKFLQRYGRSVVVGAADTFRAAAVDQLATWAERGGAAIVRPQQEGQDPASVAFQTIEYAKSTGTEIVLVDTAGRLHTKGGLMDELGKIRRVIEKQAPISEVLLVLDATTGQNGVMQAQAFLEHAGVTGLVLTKLDGSAKGGFVLAVQERTGIPVKLLGQGEGIGDLTGFTPHVFAAALVD, from the coding sequence ATGGCAGAGAGCTCCTGGTCGCTCGGCCGTGCGCTGCGCGGCATGTTCGTCAAACCCACGATCGATGAGACGACCTGGGAAGACCTCGAGACGGCGCTGCTCACGGCGGACTTCGGCCCCGACATCACCGAGCGCATCATCGACGAGCTGCGCGAGAAGGTCGAGCGGTATCGCACGACCGACCCGCGCGACCTGCAGCGGATGCTGAAGGAGACGCTCGAGGAGCACTTCGCCAAGTTCGACACCACCCTCCGCCTCACCGAGCGGCCCGCCGTCGTGCTCGTCGTCGGCGTGAACGGCGTCGGCAAGACCACGACCATCGGCAAGTTCGCGAAGTTCCTGCAGCGCTACGGACGGTCGGTGGTGGTCGGTGCCGCCGACACCTTCCGCGCCGCTGCCGTCGACCAGCTCGCGACCTGGGCCGAGCGGGGGGGCGCGGCGATCGTGCGGCCGCAGCAGGAGGGCCAGGATCCGGCATCCGTCGCCTTCCAGACCATCGAGTACGCCAAGAGCACCGGCACCGAGATCGTGCTCGTCGACACCGCCGGCCGCCTGCACACCAAGGGCGGGCTCATGGACGAACTCGGCAAGATCCGACGTGTGATCGAGAAGCAGGCGCCGATCAGCGAGGTGCTCCTCGTGCTCGACGCCACGACCGGTCAGAACGGGGTCATGCAGGCTCAGGCCTTCCTGGAGCACGCGGGCGTCACAGGCCTGGTCCTCACCAAGCTCGACGGCTCGGCGAAGGGCGGCTTCGTGCTCGCCGTGCAGGAGCGCACCGGGATTCCGGTGAAGCTGCTGGGTCAGGGCGAGGGGATCGGCGACCTCACCGGCTTCACCCCGCACGTGTTCGCGGCCGCTCTCGTCGACTGA